TCGACGACGAAGCAGCCGCCTCCATCACAACCACAAATCCATCGCCATCAACAACAACCGTACTTACATCTTATAATTTCCTTAtcctatatacgataaaatacttttaaaaatgttttgattaaaatcaaGTCAGCTTTCTCCGTTTCCGTCATGTCATAGATACCTCCTTTACTCACGAATACGTTGCCATTAACGTAAaagttacaaaattaaaacattaaaaatagcgtacctacctatagatacatattataggtatcccAATTGACCATAGCTTTTTACAAAAAAGGTTAACAATCAGCATCTAGTTTTCTAgccagtgaaaaaaaaaccgaaacacCAATACACactaaactatttataactattattattaatatactatattttaggtatagaaaaaaaaaatattataattttaagtaaaacgtataaaatggcattatttttggattcatatttatagtaggtaatataatataagtatactatgtttatattacattaatttctgACGGTCTGTGTGACTTAATATCTGTATGCAATACAGTTATGATCtttacatgaaataatataacaataatattttatcgtatgtGATACGAGgcgaaaaatttaatttcgttcGCCTCGCCCATGTTTGATGTATTCATCAAACTGTAAGACATTATATGGCAACTAGCAAAAATGTGATTATATGCGCATGTTTATCATGATTTAGTTTTgccctttaaaaaataataatggatttcaAGCtgctcaaataaaaaataaaatcctcaTTGATTTATACTCTGACACTCTCTGTctctctatattatgtattatatataggtaccccaTATCCTTAAAATAACACGTCACaactgaaattatataaaatataaaatttcacaaacactaataaaatattattgttatcaatttatttatctcAAAGAAGAATACCGAGCCTTGAGCCCTAGAACCTTGCTGGAAGTACGTCCTAGTGAGAGCCTGAATTGCTTTTAAcataaaagataattatttattataataatcaatgagtaacagtataatatgtttattttttagacatattttatcttaatgtaaattgtattatgtttaaaccaTACGTCcatacaactattatacaagtgtgtttatataattattattgtattatttatattagataacaaatatgaaataatacagATAAACAATATGTCAgtaaatagttattagttaactaatatttaattgtattgatataatatatatgatacttTATAACACTTATAACATATACACATGGCTTAGGTTGATAtcttatataatacctatattatttataaaacccatGTCGGATCTTGAACTCTGGGCCCTGGGGTCCCTggtgtaaaataacatttaggGCCCCTTAAAAACGTGCTATTAGGGttcttacttatttttattaaaaaataaatgtaccttaATTATGAcgtatagacatttaaaataaatctttagcTGTccaaataatcatttaaatattactacaGCTCTAAAACATGATCATCGTCTGCGCGCGGTACGATATGCTATTATGTTAATGCCATTTATGATACGTTCGATATACATAATGTCGGAGATGCTATTCCGAGTCAACGGGGTTCTTTTTCAATGCACTGTTTGCCAAACATAAATccataaaggtacctatataatacgacctaactcataataatacctaactcATATACTCGTATACTTCAACCTACTGGCTACTAGTCGATGTATGATGAAAGCttttattacacatattttattacttaaaataacatttagctTCAAAACTATCAATTTTTAACAGccatacatataattttaactttcatTATCTTACATATGGTTACATAAAAAGTGATGTTAACATATTTAAcatggtataatttattgttaacaaaagtcaataaaaatttttctaagaatatgtaaaatataataagccttataaacaaatcaataaatctattattattattaatattaataaattaattaacaattattatacatgttaatcgaaatattgtatactacctacgtcctacgtgctaatttattttaatttagacaaataacaaataaaattaatcttttttaattctttttctaGAAGTGTCAATATTGTTAAAGAAAGATttagtaaaatcatttttatgaatatttgaaatgcgtttaatacattttgcttgaaataaattaaatatatgaggagtatgcttaaaatatatcgttataaGCTCCTGCCCATCGCCTAATTAATAACAgtccaatattattatctgttaccAGAAAATGTTGATTATATGCTATGAAAACGTTcattaagtaaaattaactttttttttatcaaatgtaaatttatagtttttatgtacctatttattttctatgttaTTAATAACCAGTTGTTCATACACCGctggtttcaaattttaaactctTATTATGTAGTGGGTgtactaattataaaaatttacgtTATAACCACAATGGGTATGTATCCTTCTTTATTGTGGAATGAttcatatatacttattatagtgttggtattatgtaataaatcaaatataatttaaatatatatattgttcgcAATATTATTCCTATGtagtcaaataaatattatatttttgttgaacacaaaaaaatcgtattcattatatatctcttaattatgtattatagaattataggtacaaggtactgcagcatatacattatacctaatatataattatcccATGAAAAATGTTGGTAAGTATTCATTGCCATACggatattttagtatatactttttgataaaataacccATGGCATGAAGtgtaagctataatattatataatgaaacatTCAAGTTCATAGGCAATTAGCTATAAGAGAGTTGTGATCATAGTATCTTACTTCATCGATTTATTTCAATGTTGAAGCTATACAACAATGTAGGTATcctatatatgattataatggctataatgctatatacTAAACCAAATTTCATTTCATAACTCATAatcattatttagtattatttccTAAGACATAATGTGTATgagttaattaaaatacctgCTACTTGCGTCTTTGatagttgtttttaatattcagttaaacatttgttttagaatattaatagaatatacttaaaagttaaggcattaatcaattatttactgAGTATACTGAGTACTGGGTGTTTGTAATTCGTGTAAAAACTCAAAccagtatttcaaatataataaattaaattatattgaacaatggttaaatattttagattctgaggctCATTCATAGTCTGAActgattattcattttattgattattcatgatgtgtgtgtgtttttttttgtgtacttaTATACGCCACGTCGGtacaagataaataaaaatttgttgttCCAAtgccaaatacaaaatattatctcaATAATTGCACCACTTGGTCCCACTTACTGTTCAACATTTCCATTAGGTATGCATTATGTGTTTATGATGCGGAGACATCGCAGTAGGTGTAATACTTTAATGTACATACAATCAGTATCGTGGCCACATAGAGGGGGGTTGTTAAGGGTTAACTCCCCATATTACCTTCACCCCCTAATAGatgcattatttatatataaaaatatgaaaaatttttaactacaaaatcattttaaaattaaaaatttgataaatgctGTCAAAATTCgaagtttaaatgcttataaaaaattttttaatatttttcaactactattgtaacaatatatcggaagatttttattaattttttagatttcttatccacaaataaaatttttaacatttatagaaaaaaatttaaaaaaattaaaaagttaaatgtacgtaaacagctcggaaaaagtaaaaaaattgaaaatttgatcaattatattgataaaataaacgtatgggaaaaatttcaagtgtctacagtgattagtttttgaattacaacaaaataagaaaaactccttgaaaaatcgagtgaatatccaatgttgtaaacattttatttttatttttttattttaatttttaattttttaatttttttaatttttaattttattttttttcgctcataaaaatttaatttgacttacttataaacaattttagattctgagaggagcattgaatgtattgattttacaatgatgtgtgttttagattctgagtggaatgacgataatctattgattttacaataatgtatgtttttttttttttgtttatttattttattttattttaatttttatttgtgtctgtcatcacggtttatGGCAGtaaaattttcttcaacagtatcttgttcgatggttaagtgaatctagttggtgcattcgggaggtcaaatttttaaattctcaatAGCTTTTAAAAGcgacgggaaaaacaacataaaaattaaggaaaaacgggaatttttaggcaaaatcggttgataatttaatacaaggctcctactatattgttacaatgacatttgaaaaatattaaaaatccttagtcacagtttaaagttcaaatattgacaaaatatgaaaaaattacgaaaattagcaaattattttgagttgagaattcataaaaattgtctttttaaatctaaaatttgaaaatgtaacacaagattcttcataagtttgtctacctttatcaaaaaaccaGTGAGTGTTGATGAACACTCGGCAGGAACGAAGTTCAGTGCATGTGATGCGAGACGcggaaacatattatatagttagaaaaatatgaataaatagagatagagagagagagagaaaaatgAATGCTTGNNNNNNNNNNNNNNNNNNNNNNNNNNNNNNNNNNNNNNNNNNNNNNNNNNNNNNNNNNNNNNNNNNNNNNNNNNNNNNNNNNNNNNNNNNNNNNNNNNNNAACCAGAATAAATATGCAATTACAAACAAATCCACGCtctaaatataaaagtattgtttgatacctattttatttgttttaatttatgaatatattataatttataagtacctattgtcCTATTCTTGATTTTGatgtgtgtatttattttagtgtaCTGGACGACTAAAATTCACTGAgcaaaatattgtgtttaaaaatgtaaaaactggCAAAGTAGAACAGTTATTAACATCTTCTGATATAGAATTTGTTAATTGGCAAAAATTTGTCGATACATGTGGTATGagaatctttttaaaaaatggtaatCTTCATCGATACTGTGGCTTCAATGAGTCTGTAAGTTTaacaattacttttataatattatatggattaaaaaaattatttaccggTTTCACAGGATCAAGATAAAATtgcaaagtattttaaaaatacataccgCTTAGATATGTTGGAAAAAGAATTAGCCATTAAGGGCTGGAACTGGGGTAGTACTAAATTTAATGGATCAATATTGAGTTTTGATATTGGAAATCTGACTGCTTTTGAAATACCTCTCAACAATGTATCACAATGTACTACTGGAAGGAACGAAGTAACATTGGAATATCATCAGGTAACcttaaagattattttaaatcattcagaaacaactaaattattttttccgatgctaaatatataaactacatttttcagcatagttttaatattacctagcaatttaaattgtaaaatattgattcATTTTGGGCTCGGTTTGAGTGTTCAGTTATAATGGCCTTAAGCTGAATAATTGAGTCTGTGAATTTGCCCAATTGGTATcataacttatacatttatgGCTTTTATTGTAGAATGACGAAACACCAGTCAGTTTATGTGAAATGAGATTCCATATTCCATCAGCTGAGCTTGCAGGTGACCAAGATCCAGTAGATGCATTCCATGATCAAGTTATGAAGCAGGCCAGTGTTATATCAATATCTGGTGATGCAATTGCTATATTCAGGGAAATGCAATGTCTTACTCCTCGgtgattatattacatatattaatttatacagaaaaataaattatattatattatcaacatttgaaatattattttagtggtCGTTATGatataaaagtttttcaaacatttttccaACTCCATGGTAAGACGTTTGATTACAAAATTCCAATGAATACTGTtctttgtttgtttatattaccaCACAAAGATGGtcgtcaaatattttttgtagtcAGTTTGGATCTACCTATTAAACAAGGCCAAACGAGTTaccattatttagtattattatttaacatggaAGAGGAAACATCTATAGAACTTCCATTTACTGagtaagtttaaatataaattaattatatccgaacttataagaaatatgaaaatgtgttttaattaatttttagtgaaGAAATAGAAGCAAAATATGCAGGAAAGTTGACCAAAGAAATATCTGGTCCTACATATGAAGTTCTTGCTCAAGTCATGAAAGCCAttgttaatagaaaaataacaaCACCAGCCAGTTTTAAAGGGTAATAACttgttattataaacaaattattgaattcattaaaatttaaatacttataacttataaacctactttttcaaaattcaatattgttataatatctaagttctcccaaaaaaatattcacttttgGAAGAAATTAAAAGTGTGTATTGTGagtacaaaaagtaaaaaatagtaaaaaggtGTTTTGATTAAGacttaaatttatgaaaaataaataaatgtattatcaaaaaagtTATAGTTTATGAAATTATGGATGttctttgataaaataatcactgtATCTTTATTGGTAAATCTACAACTCACTTATAATTTTGTAgatacaaaatatctaaaaaaaatatataagaaaaaaatcaattaatattgcaCTGCATCTAGGCTCATATTTTAACTCTTTGGTCATCCATTATTTCTAAGTATTtgcttaattttatattacaaacaacaaaatataagtattttaagaaataaaaaaatgtatgggttGAGGAGAACTTGGTATAAAATGGCCAAGCTTTAGGTAGTaaaatgaaaactattttacatttttagttacaaaataatttttaaaattttatgattttaacaaatttcatcaacatttgaGATTCAAacgcattaaaataaaaagtttttacaaaattgattaagacaaaaactgtttttgtgTAAATATTCCAGTTTTGTTTTAATCCcccttaattattttgaatagtacTCTGGATAATACCTCCCAACCACCTCTTAAGtacaaactaaattttattaCTACCAGAAATCTCCGCAAAGTTGAAGATTAGTAcatattttctactttaaaaattacttcaaacaaaatcattataaaaccaataaaaagaTTCTGCTATGGCCTTAGCCATAGAGGCTTTTTTATTTGCCATTGGAGAACATTGACTACTTGGACTGCTGAGTAACCATGTACTTCAAGTTCatcttttatgtaatttatatcagTAGTGTGAATGTGTGATGTAGATTACGGATAACCACATGGAATGGTTTTTCTTGTTGAAGTTGATATGTGtggaaattaacatttttttcttttaataagttaattacaTTTCTGTACCCAATAGGTGTGAACGTTTGAAGTTTTAATccatttaaattacttttgcaTATAAAATCATTTGAGCAATTTGCGGTTTTTATTGTGATacaaaaaccattataatttaatgtacttgattttataaatatgggAGGTGGAGTATGTGTTTCAGAtacagatatattaatatttggttgATCAGTATCCATATTATTCATATCGTCGTCAAGAGGATTTAACACGGTGAACTTATTAAGTGGTTTAAGATGAGTTGCGGTGATTGATTTTGTTTGGGAGATAAGCTAGTAGAgactttaagttttttttataccttaGGTGATTTGGGTTCGACTATTAACCAGTCAGGGTTATCATTATTCTCGTAGTTTGTGTTATCGCTTTGGAGGAAGTTTGTATTAGCTGTTTTTACAACGGTGTTTCGATTAACTACTTTAATTTGGTGTTATCGGTGTGCGCTTATCTTTGTTTATTACAGCGGCGACCAGTGATGCCTGCTGTGACTTATTGTTACGCTGCATGGTATGATGTAACTTGTACTGCTTGCAgtgaatataggtaattaatatttgagtGAATATTACCTAGGGGGTCGTTATACCCCCCAAGTTTGAACGTTCTTCGAAAAGTTTGAACCAATGATTTTTCTGTtttgaatgataaaaaatttgaaaaagtttGATGAATTTGCACaagagtataaatataaataacgagAGCGAAATAGGTACATGCGTACATGACTGCCTGCGTGTGACTGATAGAAATAGCTATAGTAAAATTATGGAGAGCAGCCtataaaatgtctactaaatagttaattatgtaTTGAATGAATtactaatgtatatttatacttgacagtaaaaaaatataaataataggtactaaactgtttttaaatataggtaagttataaatattcaaagtttagatgagcggagaagtgaacaaacattttgcggggtaaccccgtaccactccactccgctcatctaaactttgaataattataactcaaaacctaatgttgtcattcaaaaagtaaaaaacttaaaaaattataaggacaaaaaatatttaaaaaacttctTATAAGCGACTtgtaactatgtaaaaaaatattttcaaaaaaatttacactttgaaataatgagtgttcaatgataaaagaatcacccggtataaagTATTATAGAAATTCAGTATGAgtagtattttttattgataaatgtttaaattaatggtcaaaattattaatttgttatgctattataatttgtaatatttattacctattagcattgatttattataaattgtgaattatttgttgtacattttgtaattaattctattagtattgtaaataaattaaataattatatttattattgttttagtcACTCTGGAACATCCGCAATTGGCTGTTCGTATAAAGCTGCTGCTGGATATGTTTATCCACTCGAAAGAGGCTTTTTTTACTTACACAAACCTCCTATACACATACGATTTGAAGaaatttttactgttaattttgCTAGGGGCGGTGGTAGTACTAGAtcatttgattttgaaattgagCTTAAAAATGGAGTTAAACATACATTTAGTAGCATCGAAAAAGAAGAATATGGAAGTCTGTACGATTTTATTAATGCCAAAAAACTAAGAGTGAAAAACACTGGCAAATCAGTAAtggaatttaatgattttattttatatttataatttataatttactaatttttaaacattattaggaTAAACCTGCTTATACAGGAGACAACTATGGTGATTCTGATAAAAAAGTCAAACCTGATATTTATTTGGCCCGAGTTAAACGTGAAGGACAAGAACGtgatgaagatgatgatgatTCAGATGAAGATTTCAACCCTGAAGGACAAGAGAGTGATGTCACTGAAGAGTATatcttatttaatatgttttaagaatttaaacatAATGCTACTGTTTCAGG
This is a stretch of genomic DNA from Acyrthosiphon pisum isolate AL4f chromosome A3, pea_aphid_22Mar2018_4r6ur, whole genome shotgun sequence. It encodes these proteins:
- the LOC100167744 gene encoding FACT complex subunit Ssrp1-like: MRIFLKNGNLHRYCGFNESDQDKIAKYFKNTYRLDMLEKELAIKGWNWGSTKFNGSILSFDIGNLTAFEIPLNNVSQCTTGRNEVTLEYHQNDETPVSLCEMRFHIPSAELAGDQDPVDAFHDQVMKQASVISISGDAIAIFREMQCLTPRGRYDIKVFQTFFQLHGKTFDYKIPMNTVLCLFILPHKDGRQIFFVVSLDLPIKQGQTSYHYLVLLFNMEEETSIELPFTDEEIEAKYAGKLTKEISGPTYEVLAQVMKAIVNRKITTPASFKGHSGTSAIGCSYKAAAGYVYPLERGFFYLHKPPIHIRFEEIFTVNFARGGGSTRSFDFEIELKNGVKHTFSSIEKEEYGSLYDFINAKKLRVKNTGKSDKPAYTGDNYGDSDKKVKPDIYLARVKREGQERDEDDDDSDEDFNPEGQESDVTEEFDRNPSTTESESENEERGGGDKKKEKKLKDKKPKSAKTIKYEGNAAKSKQEYIEAMKKFRESGGGTESSRESKKPPSQKKVATPVKSSLFISKEFIESDEDSSSDD